In a single window of the uncultured Erythrobacter sp. genome:
- a CDS encoding aldehyde dehydrogenase family protein — protein sequence MVTQYKNLINGEMVGTDEWLDVVNPANEEVVGQVPSCGAGDLDRAVAAARAAFKTWKKTSFEERQAACMAISGAIKENADELYRLLTTEQGKPHEQAKGEIYGAAGMSAAQATLKLEDVVNEDSDARLSRTRRVPVGVVGGIVPWNFPVMMAVQKIVPALMSGCTIVLKPSPFTPLTTLRIAELIADKVPAGTVNIITGEDSLGPLITAHPDIDKITFTGSTATGKKIMEGASNDLKRITLELGGNDASIVMPDADPKKVAEQLFWSSFSNAGQICVAAKRIYIHEDIYDELSAALAEYAKTVVVGDGAQQGTGVGPIQNKKQYDRVLELIQDAKDNGYKFLTGGDKDPSGTGYYVPITILDNPPEDARIVAEEQFGPVMPLMKFSTEEEVIQRANASEYGLAGAVWTGNPDKGVEIAEQLETGTVWINEYLHLSPFTPFGGHKQSGFGAEYGLDGLKEFTYPQVITVKKDNVPA from the coding sequence ATGGTCACCCAGTACAAGAACCTTATCAACGGCGAGATGGTTGGCACCGACGAATGGCTCGACGTGGTCAACCCGGCAAACGAAGAGGTTGTGGGGCAAGTGCCATCCTGCGGCGCGGGCGATCTTGACCGGGCAGTGGCTGCGGCGCGTGCGGCATTCAAGACCTGGAAAAAGACCTCATTCGAAGAGCGTCAGGCAGCCTGCATGGCGATCTCGGGCGCGATCAAGGAAAATGCTGACGAGCTTTACCGCTTGCTGACTACCGAACAGGGCAAGCCGCACGAACAGGCCAAGGGCGAAATCTACGGCGCGGCTGGCATGTCGGCGGCGCAGGCTACGCTGAAACTCGAAGATGTCGTCAACGAAGACAGCGATGCTCGTCTGTCGCGCACTCGCCGCGTGCCGGTGGGTGTTGTTGGCGGAATCGTTCCATGGAACTTCCCCGTCATGATGGCGGTTCAGAAGATCGTTCCGGCGTTGATGAGCGGCTGCACCATTGTGCTCAAGCCTTCGCCCTTCACTCCGCTGACCACGCTTCGCATCGCCGAGCTGATCGCGGACAAGGTCCCGGCGGGTACGGTGAACATCATCACCGGCGAAGATTCGCTCGGGCCGCTGATTACCGCGCACCCTGATATCGACAAGATCACCTTCACCGGATCGACCGCGACGGGCAAGAAAATCATGGAGGGCGCCAGCAACGACCTCAAACGCATCACGCTCGAACTGGGCGGCAATGATGCCTCGATCGTTATGCCCGACGCTGACCCCAAGAAAGTGGCCGAGCAATTGTTCTGGTCCAGCTTTTCCAATGCCGGCCAAATCTGCGTCGCGGCGAAACGCATCTACATCCACGAAGACATCTATGACGAGCTGAGCGCGGCGCTTGCCGAATATGCCAAGACCGTTGTTGTTGGCGATGGCGCCCAGCAGGGCACCGGCGTGGGGCCGATCCAGAACAAGAAGCAGTATGACCGCGTGCTTGAGCTGATCCAGGACGCCAAAGACAATGGCTACAAATTCCTGACCGGCGGCGACAAAGATCCGTCCGGCACTGGCTATTACGTGCCGATCACGATCCTCGATAACCCGCCCGAAGACGCGCGGATTGTTGCTGAGGAGCAGTTCGGCCCAGTTATGCCGCTGATGAAATTCTCGACCGAGGAAGAAGTCATCCAGCGCGCCAATGCCAGCGAATATGGCCTCGCCGGAGCAGTCTGGACCGGCAACCCGGACAAAGGCGTCGAGATTGCCGAGCAACTCGAAACCGGAACCGTGTGGATCAACGAGTATCTGCACCTGTCGCCCTTCACCCCGTTTGGCGGGCATAAACAGTCGGGCTTTGGTGCGGAATATGGCCTCGATGGGCTCAAGGAATTCACCTATCCGCAGGTCATCACGGTCAAGAAAGACAACGTGCCGGCTTGA
- a CDS encoding phosphotransferase family protein, with product MIDANELLEGLAKTCARAGMEPPRTPQRLTGGATMESWHFRSGDSAFVLRRAPSLEFMEGRPYGHDVEAAVIRAAHAAGVTAPEVVAELVPDDGIGSGFVMRALSGTPNPKEILAMEDADALLREAARDLARIHSVPREAVPEAVPVMDYRQAIADLRAQFEEAGGDRPIIALGLKWMEDNCPDPCEPVLNHGDYRMGNLLAEPGKLTGVLDWELAHFGDRHEDLAFGCMAVWRFARYDRPALGLGSLEDYFAAYEAEAGVSVDRDRFRYWLVHRTVWWALGCLKCAKVWRDGSDRMLERVVISRRTSEQELDLLMLLEEDAPEEEREASCYLEETQDNPGEAMNGELAQAVLEWLETIKPLMKGHDRFQHAVARNALKMIRRDEVYWTNPLDWEKSKAILAGEITLNVPLELMELRQNAIEKCAADSPKYPALTLAKKRWILQEDE from the coding sequence GTGATCGACGCAAACGAGCTTCTCGAAGGACTGGCCAAGACCTGCGCCCGTGCTGGAATGGAGCCGCCGCGCACGCCCCAAAGGCTGACCGGCGGTGCGACCATGGAAAGCTGGCACTTCCGCTCGGGCGATAGCGCATTCGTCCTGCGCCGCGCGCCCAGCCTCGAATTTATGGAAGGCCGCCCCTACGGCCACGATGTCGAGGCCGCGGTGATCCGCGCCGCGCACGCCGCCGGTGTCACCGCACCCGAAGTTGTGGCGGAACTGGTGCCCGACGACGGCATTGGTAGCGGCTTTGTCATGCGCGCTCTGTCCGGCACGCCCAATCCCAAAGAGATTTTGGCGATGGAGGACGCGGACGCCTTGCTGCGCGAGGCCGCGCGCGACCTCGCCCGCATCCACTCAGTCCCGCGTGAGGCCGTGCCCGAGGCCGTGCCGGTGATGGACTACCGGCAGGCTATCGCCGATCTGCGCGCGCAGTTCGAGGAGGCAGGCGGCGACCGCCCGATCATCGCGCTGGGCCTCAAATGGATGGAGGACAATTGTCCCGATCCTTGCGAGCCGGTGCTCAATCACGGCGATTACCGGATGGGCAATCTGCTCGCCGAGCCGGGCAAACTCACAGGCGTGCTCGATTGGGAACTGGCGCATTTCGGCGACCGGCACGAGGACTTGGCCTTTGGCTGCATGGCGGTGTGGCGCTTTGCCCGATACGACCGGCCCGCGCTGGGGCTGGGGTCGCTGGAGGATTATTTTGCCGCCTATGAGGCCGAGGCCGGTGTGAGCGTCGATCGCGACCGCTTCCGCTACTGGCTGGTGCACCGGACGGTATGGTGGGCGCTGGGTTGCCTCAAATGCGCCAAGGTGTGGCGCGATGGATCGGACCGGATGCTCGAACGCGTGGTCATCTCAAGGCGGACCAGCGAGCAGGAATTGGACCTGCTGATGCTGCTGGAGGAGGATGCGCCTGAGGAGGAACGCGAAGCATCATGCTATTTGGAAGAGACACAAGACAACCCCGGTGAGGCCATGAACGGCGAACTGGCTCAAGCTGTTTTGGAGTGGCTGGAAACCATCAAACCATTGATGAAGGGGCACGACCGTTTCCAACATGCCGTTGCCCGCAATGCTTTGAAGATGATCAGGCGAGATGAGGTTTATTGGACAAACCCGCTTGATTGGGAAAAGTCTAAGGCGATTCTTGCGGGGGAGATCACCTTGAACGTGCCCTTGGAACTGATGGAATTGCGTCAAAATGCTATCGAAAAGTGTGCGGCGGACTCCCCCAAATACCCGGCCCTTACATTAGCGAAAAAGCGATGGATCCTTCAGGAGGATGAATGA
- a CDS encoding glutathione S-transferase family protein — MSEEAADIVIYGSPLSPFVRKAAAVCIEKDIPFEVEPVNVFDPPQWFRDISPMKRIPVMRDRSIAADGVAGTIADSSAICAYLERKHPEPALYCRDAFAHGRALMIEEYVDTTLAASGGLGIFRPIFFSITQGKEPDIAKARETWATAIPPMLAFLDAELSGKTFCAEEAVSIADISIACVMMQIALVAETPLDDYPALAAHYARMAERPSIAAPYAKAEAIVRKAMPDRAVIS; from the coding sequence ATGTCCGAAGAAGCAGCCGACATCGTCATCTATGGCAGCCCCCTTTCGCCTTTTGTGCGCAAGGCCGCGGCGGTTTGCATTGAAAAGGACATTCCTTTCGAGGTCGAGCCGGTCAATGTCTTCGATCCTCCGCAATGGTTCCGCGACATCTCGCCGATGAAGCGCATTCCGGTGATGCGTGACCGCTCGATTGCAGCAGATGGCGTCGCCGGCACCATCGCCGACAGTTCGGCCATCTGCGCCTATTTGGAGCGCAAACATCCCGAGCCCGCGCTTTATTGCCGCGATGCCTTTGCCCATGGCCGCGCGCTGATGATCGAAGAATATGTCGACACCACGCTCGCGGCGAGCGGGGGTTTGGGCATTTTCCGCCCGATCTTCTTCTCAATCACGCAGGGCAAAGAACCCGATATCGCCAAAGCGCGCGAGACCTGGGCGACTGCCATTCCGCCAATGCTCGCCTTTCTCGATGCCGAACTGTCGGGAAAAACATTCTGCGCCGAAGAAGCGGTCTCGATTGCAGACATTTCGATCGCCTGCGTGATGATGCAAATTGCTCTGGTCGCAGAAACGCCACTGGACGATTATCCCGCACTGGCCGCGCATTATGCTCGCATGGCCGAGCGGCCCTCTAT
- a CDS encoding acyl-CoA dehydrogenase family protein, with translation MDFAIPADLQAYLAELDAFIEAEIKPLEQQDDNIRFFDHRREYARTDFEAGGLPRPEWEALLREATARSDKAGHWRFSAPKKYGGKDGSNLWMAVIREHFARQGLGLQNDLQNEHSIVGNFPFVAMFDQWGTEDQKHEFITGGFERKRRVAFGLTEPDHGSDATHMETTAVRESRDGVDGWLINGEKMWITGMHVATHCAMFCRTDGKAGDASGITCFLVPNPTEGLTIEEWMWTFNMPTDHPRLSVKDVWVPDSAMLGVEGRGLALAQSFVHQNRIRQAASSCGAAQFCVDESVRYARTRKPFGQELSRNQAIQFPLVELATQCEMLRLLIFKTAWEMDNMPHEEIERTISDKVSMCNYWANRLVCEAADRAMQVHGGIGYSRHKPFEHIYRHHRRYRITEGSEEIQMRKVGAYLFGYLGPKRGMFG, from the coding sequence ATGGACTTCGCAATTCCCGCCGACCTGCAAGCCTATTTGGCCGAACTCGACGCCTTCATAGAAGCCGAGATCAAACCGCTCGAACAGCAGGACGACAATATCCGATTCTTCGACCACCGCCGCGAATATGCGCGCACTGATTTCGAGGCGGGCGGGTTGCCTCGCCCCGAATGGGAGGCGCTTTTGCGCGAGGCCACTGCGCGCTCGGACAAGGCCGGCCACTGGCGTTTCTCCGCGCCCAAGAAATATGGCGGCAAGGACGGCTCGAACCTCTGGATGGCGGTGATCCGCGAGCACTTTGCGCGGCAAGGTTTGGGCCTGCAAAATGACCTGCAAAACGAACACAGCATCGTCGGCAACTTCCCTTTCGTCGCGATGTTCGATCAATGGGGCACCGAGGATCAGAAGCATGAATTCATCACCGGCGGCTTTGAACGTAAGCGCCGGGTCGCCTTTGGCCTGACCGAACCCGATCACGGCTCTGACGCGACCCATATGGAGACGACCGCAGTGCGCGAGAGCCGCGACGGAGTCGATGGCTGGCTGATCAACGGCGAGAAGATGTGGATCACCGGCATGCATGTCGCCACGCATTGCGCGATGTTCTGCCGCACCGATGGCAAGGCCGGAGACGCGAGCGGGATCACCTGCTTCCTCGTCCCGAACCCGACCGAGGGCCTCACAATCGAGGAGTGGATGTGGACCTTCAACATGCCCACCGATCACCCGCGCCTTTCGGTGAAAGATGTGTGGGTGCCCGACAGCGCGATGCTGGGCGTCGAGGGACGCGGGCTGGCGCTCGCGCAAAGCTTCGTCCACCAGAACCGCATCAGGCAGGCGGCCAGCTCATGCGGCGCAGCGCAATTCTGCGTCGATGAGAGCGTGCGCTATGCGCGCACCCGCAAGCCCTTCGGCCAAGAGCTGTCGCGCAATCAGGCGATCCAGTTCCCGCTGGTGGAGCTGGCGACGCAGTGCGAGATGCTGCGCCTGCTGATCTTCAAGACCGCGTGGGAGATGGACAACATGCCGCATGAGGAGATCGAGCGGACGATCTCTGACAAGGTGAGCATGTGCAATTACTGGGCGAACCGGCTGGTCTGCGAAGCCGCCGACCGCGCGATGCAGGTCCATGGCGGCATCGGCTATTCGCGGCACAAGCCCTTCGAACACATCTACCGCCACCACCGCCGCTATCGTATCACCGAAGGCAGCGAGGAAATCCAGATGCGCAAAGTGGGGGCGTATCTGTTCGGCTATCTGGGGCCGAAACGAGGGATGTTTGGGTGA